The following proteins come from a genomic window of Triticum aestivum cultivar Chinese Spring chromosome 6A, IWGSC CS RefSeq v2.1, whole genome shotgun sequence:
- the LOC123132040 gene encoding protein FAR1-RELATED SEQUENCE 5, producing the protein MREFVQRKSGQVVAPEIGREFDSLAEAFEFYNLYSWEIGFGIRYGQSRTNAKKSRTVQDIVCGCAGRPKKENTKSVACNCQALIRLHRTADNGWYIHDFRSEHNHHLSSSCGEKLHWPSHRNIDTHTKDIVKHLRSNNIGITKVFCVMASFFGSMESVPFNKRALKYMCKRMNQETADDDIRKTVQLFSELKKNDPMFADSVLVDGDSKIQALMWTNGRSRYQYKMFGDAITFDTTYRTNQYDMPFGLFVGVNHHFQSIILGGVMMRNEKQESFEWVFKEFVSLMGGKAPVTILTDQCRAMELAIAEVLPGTKHRWCKWHVLRRAKESLGSVYTQNKDFRDELHKILEYMLTVEEFKAAWAKLIQKYGLQEHPMLTQIYELRQKWAKPYFAGVFCARMTSTQRSESANHMLKNFVPAGASMHMFVRNYQKLQFDRDSEENFAEKKSHLVSTVLKTGLPMERHAAKVYTPALFKQFQEACFKSASYYVENTLVINDTYCVTHLFAERRESWSKTSYNVKVHQPENIFKCECGMYEHMGLLCCHAIRVMAHLKFTKIPEEHIMRRWTKNACEDLPEHLKIYKGHSPILESTTFRHTTLYTTALDIVRMGDSNPEAFDLAMVRLSDARDDLKEKATEKDGKGLEDILGKENIDINGVDAGDINLKSSMRIESRKRDRGRPTNARSRPGYEVSNPRTKFCKTCRGKGHNSGKCPTNDGSNKKQRKEPKCGKCGVLGHIRTQCNRTFESWFR; encoded by the exons ATGCGTGAATTTGTTCAAAGGAAGTCTGGACAAGTTGTCGCCCCTGAGATTGGAAGAGAGTTCGACTCACTTGCGGAGGCATTTGAATTTTATAATCTTTATTCTTGGGAGATTGGGTTTGGCATCAGATATGGTCAATCTAGGACAAATGCAAAGAAGAGCAGAACCGTTCAGGACATCGTTTGCGGCTGTGCG GGAAGGCCAAAGAAAGAAAACACAAAGTCAGTAGCCTGCAACTGCCAAGCCTTGATCAGGCTACACCGCACAGCCGACAATGGATGGTATAtacatgattttagatctgaacacAACCACCATTTGTCCTCATCGTGTGGCGAGAAACTACATTGGCCATCACACAGGAACATtgacacacacacaaaagatattgTCAAGCACTTGAGGAGCAACAACATTGGGATAACCAAGGTTTTTTGTGTCATGGCAAGCTTCTTTGGATCAATGGAGAGTGTACCATTCAACAAGAGAGCTCTCAAGTACATGTGCAAGAGGATGAACCAAGAAACTGCAgatgatgacataaggaaaacagTTCAACTCTTCTCTGAACTTAAGAAGAATGACCCAATGTTTGCTGACAGTGTTCTTGTCGACGGCGACAGCAAGATTCAGGCTCTTATGTGGACAAATGGAAGGAGTAGATACCAATACAAAATGTTTGGCGATGCAATCACATTCGACACAACATATCGTACAAACCAGTACGATATGCCATTCGGACTATTTGTTGGGGTCAACCATCATTTCCAGAGCATAATATTAGGAGGCGTTATGATGAGGAACGAGAAGCAAGAATCATTCGAGTGGGTATTCAAGGAATTTGTGTCATTAATGGGAGGTAAAGCACCGGTAACTATCCTAACAG ACCAATGCCGTGCCATGGAGTTGGCTATTGCTGAAGTATTGCCTGGAACGAAGCACCGGTGGTGCAAATGGCATGTGCTGCGTCGTGCAAAGGAATCCCTTGGCTCTGTATACACACAGAACAAAGATTTCAGGGATGAACTACACAAGATATTGGAATATATGCTCACTGTAGAAGAGTTCAAAGCAGCTTGGGCAAAGTTGATTCAAAAGTATGGTCTTCAGGAACACCCAATGTTGACACAGATATACGAGCTCCGACAGAAATGGGCAAAGCCATATTTTGCAGGTGTATTCTGCGCGAGGATGACAAGCACCCAACGGTCAGAGAGCGCTAACCACATGTTGAAGAATTTTGTACCTGCTGGTGCCTCAATGCACATGTTTGTTAGGAACTACCAGAAACTTCAGTTTGACCGTGATTCAGAAGAAAATTTTGCTGAGAAGAAAAGCCACTTG GTGAGCACAGTGCTCAAGACCGGTTTGCCTATGGAGAGGCATGCTGCGAAGGTTTACACACCTGCGCTGTTCAAACAGTTCCAAGAAGCATGCTTCAAATCTGCATCCTACTACGTCGAGAACACTCTGGTCATAAACGATACATATTGTGTCACACACCTTTTTGCAGAGCGGAGAGAGAGCTGGTCAAAAACATCTTACAATGTCAAAGTGCATCAACCTGAGAATATCTTCAAATGCGAGTGTGGAATGTATGAGCATATGGGTTTGCTCTGCTGCCATGCGATCCGG GTAATGGCACACTTGAAATTCACGAAGATACCAGAAGAGCACATCATGAGGAGGTGGACTAAAAACGCATGTGAAGATTTACCTGAGCACTTGAAAATATATAAGGGACACAGCCCTATCCTGGAATCAACTACCTTCAGGCATACAACACTTTACACAACAGCTCTTGATATTGTAAGGATGGGTGACAGCAACCCTGAGGCCTTCGACCTTGCAATGGTAAGGCTGTCAGATGCAAGGGATGATCTCAAAGAAAAAGCAACTGAGAAAGATGGCAAAGGACTAGAGGATATACTAGGTAAAGAAAACATTGATATCAACGGGGTTGATGCAGGCGACATTAATCTCAAATCATCAATGAGGATAGAATCTCGCAAGAGAGATCGTGGGCGACCTACCAACGCAAGATCTAGGCCAGGCTATGAAGTGAGCAATCCAAGAAccaagttttgtaaaacttgcaggGGAAAGGGACACAACTCTGGGAAGTGCCCAACAAATGACGGATCAAACAAGAAGCAGAGGAAAGAACCAAAGTGCGGGAAGTGTGGCGTACTTGGACACATCAGGACACAATGCAACAGAACATTTGAATCGTGGTTTAGATGA